The following DNA comes from Acidimicrobiales bacterium.
GAGGCGCTCGGCGGTGCCCATTACCCGGACCTGACGGCGCAACTCAGTCCAACTGAAGGTAAGGGCGGCCCGACCTGACCTGTCCATCTCGGCGGCCTTGTCGCTGGTGTAGTTGGTGAACAATACGAAGCCCTCGGCGTCGATTCGCTTGAGGAGCACGTTGCGGGCCGATGGCCACCCATCGGCGGTCACCGTGGAGAGCACCATGGCGTTGGGTTCCCAGTAGCCGGCTGCCTCGACTTCGCCGAACCATCGTTGGAACTGGATGAAAGGATCGCCTGCCAGGTCGGCCAGGTCGAAGCCCGCCGACTCGTAGGCCTCCCGTACCCCACTCAAGTCCATCCCGCCAGTCAACCAGCCGACGCCTCGTACCAGCACA
Coding sequences within:
- the pdxH gene encoding pyridoxamine 5'-phosphate oxidase, producing the protein MDLSGVREAYESAGFDLADLAGDPFIQFQRWFGEVEAAGYWEPNAMVLSTVTADGWPSARNVLLKRIDAEGFVLFTNYTSDKAAEMDRSGRAALTFSWTELRRQVRVMGTAERLNDEESDGYWISRPRGSQLGAWASDQSVVVPDRATLERAFVEAEQRWADQPVERPDHWGGYRVRPHSIEFWQGRPDRLHDRLRYRLDGASWVVERRAP